DNA from bacterium:
TGTCGCGCTTCTTCACCAACGACGAGCAGAAGGCCGAGATCGACGAGAAGATCAAGCCCGCGGTCAAGGAATGGGCCGGCCTCAACGAGGAGATCATCGACCTGGTCGACAACGGCCACGCCCAGGACGCCTTCAAGCTGAAGGCCACCAAGGGCGCCGGGCTGACCAGCCAGGTCATGGGCTTCTTGACCCACGAGCTGACGGCGCTCAACGAGAAGGTCATCGAGGCCGAGCACAAGGCCACCACCCGCAAAATCCGCGACGCCATCCGCCAGTTCGCGATTGGAAGCGGCCTGTTGCTCGTGCTGGGCATCGCCTTCGTCGTCTTCATCTCGCGCCGGATCATGGGCGTCGAGGTCCAGAAGGAGAAGCAGCAGGTCGAGCTCTACAAGATGGAGGCCATCAAGGAGAAGCAGCAGGCCCAGCTCGCGCAGATGGGCAAGGAGATGGAGATCGCCACCCGCATCCAGACGGCGCTCATCCCCACCGACACGTCGGTCCCCAACTACGAGATGACCATGGAGCTCATCACCGCCACCGAGGTCGGCGGCGACATGATCGACTACTTCCCCCAGGAGGACGGCCGCTACTGGCTCGCGGTGGGTGACGTCACGGGCCACGGCCTGACCCCCGGCCTCGTCATGATGATGGCCCAGTCCATGTTCACCGCCCTGGTGGCCGAGGACCCCAACGCCCAGCCGAGCGAGCTCTTGAGCCGCCTCAACGAGACCCTGCACCAGAACGTCAAGTATCGCCTCCAGAACGACAACTACATGACCCTGCAGGTCATCCACCACCTGGGCGACGGCCAGTTCGTCGCGGCCGGCATGCACTGCGACGTCCTGATCTACCGCGCCGAGACCGGCAAGGTCGACCTGATCGAGACGCCGGGCTTCTGGACCGGGTTCGTGCCGGACGTGCGCGAGATGACCTTCGATTACACCTTCGACATGGCCCCGAACGACGTCATGCTCCTCTACACCGACGGTCTCATCGAGGCCAAGAACGCCGAGGAGGAGCAGTACGACATGGAGCGCCTCGAGCAGGCCCTCATCCGCTACGCGCACCTGCCCGTCGAGGAGATCAAGGCCCAGATTCTCGCCGAGGTGCGCGCGTGGATGTCCGAGCAGCTCGACGACATCTCCATCGTGGTGCTCCGCCGCCAGGAGGGCGCCGCCCACGAAACCAAGGCCATCGAAGCCGCCGAATAACGAGGACGCTAGCCGTGAAAGCCGATTGGTCGAAAACGCTCGGGGTGGCGCTGGGGGGGATCCTGCTCGTTGCAGGGGCTGCTCAGGCCCAGCAGCTCAAGATCAAGCCCGAGTGGGGCCTGCGCCCCTTGCCCGCGGTGAAAGCCCCCGCGAGCAACCCTACCACCCCCGCCAAGATCGAGCTGGGCAAGATGCTCTTCTTCGACCCGCGGATCTCGGGCGACGGCTCCCTCTCGTGCGCCTCGTGCCACCTGCCGAGCAAGGGCTGGGCCGACGGGCGTCCCACGGGCAGCGGCTTCAAGGGCAAGGTGCTTGCGCGCAACACCCCTTCGGTCATCAACTCGGCCCACTACAAGACCCAGTTCTGGGATGGGCGCGCCCCCTCGCTCGAAGAGCAGGCCAAGGGCCCCCTGTTCAACCCCGACGAGATGAACAGCACCCCCGAGAAGGTGGTCAAGGCCCTCTCGGGCATCCCCGAGTACCGCAAGCGCTTCAAGCAGGTCTTCGGCGGCGAGCCGACCGTGGATCGGACGGCGGCTGCGATCGCCGCTTTCGAGCGCACCATTGTGAGCGGCCCTTCGGCCTTCGACCGCTACCTCAAGGGTGACAAGAAGGCCCTGAGCGCCTCGGCCCGTCGCGGCTTCAGGGTCTTCACCCGTGATGCGGACTGCATCGCCTGCCACAAGGGTCCCAACTTCACCGACGACAACTTCTACAACATCGGGGTGCCGGGCTCGGGCGACAAGGACAAGGGCCGCTATGCGATCAGTCGCGATCGCAAGGACATGGGCGCCTTCAAGACCACCGGCCTGCGCGACGTGGCGCTCACCGCCCCCTACATGCACGACGGGTCCATGAAGACCCTGCGGGATGCGGTCAAGCACTACGAGAAGGTCGAGGAGTCCTACCCCAACCTCAGCGACAAGATCAAGCGCTGGGGCATGACCTCGGACGATATCGACGACGTGGTCGAGTTCTTGAAGGCCCTGAGCGGGCCGCCCATCAAGGTGACCCCGCCCAAGCTGCCCAGCTAGACGACAAACGAGGGGCCCCCGGATTTTCCGGGGGCCCCTCGCGTTACGTTGTTTACTCCTCGTCGTCCTTGCCCTGGAACACGATGGTGCGCCGGGGGAAGAACGGGGCGTCGAAGTGGGCGTGGTACTCGAAGCCGACCCGCAGCGTGTCCTTGTCGGGCGAGAAGGTCCGGCCGTAGGTCGTGCCGGGGCCCATGCGCCCGACCATCAGCACCAGGACGTGGGGCGTGTCGGGCAGCCACCACTGGAGACCCGCCGTCCAGTTGAAACCGTACTTGTCGATGACGCTCTGGTCCATGGGGGCGACCACGTCGCCGATCAGGTTGAGCCCTTCGGCGATGGAGTAGGAGAGACCCATCCCCGCGGCCGTCATCCAGCCGGGATTGTTGTAGTCCGCCACATAGCTGAAGTAGCGGCCCACCAGCCCCACCCCGAGCCCGGGCAAGAGGTTGTTCTTCGAGGCGATCACCTCGCCGATGCCGCTGCCCGAAACGTGGGTCGAGTAGGCGACCCGACCCGTGAGGGCGAAGGGGGCGTCGTCGTACTCGTCCATGAGCTGGTAGCGCAGGCCCAGCTCACCGTCCACCGGCCGGTTGCGGGTCGAGCCGTAGAGGTCCAGCGTCAGGTTCTTGGTGATCCCGAGGCCGGCCGCCAGGGCCGGGGCGCTGTCCGAAGGGAAGGCCTGGGCGTTGTAGCGGTGCGACATGCGCAGGAACATCTGCCCCTTCTTGGTCGAAAGGGGCGAGGGGATGTCCGGGGTGCCGTAATCGAACTGGCTGGCGAAGGCCGGGGCTGCCGACGCGCCGAGGGTGGCCAGCGCGAGGGCCCCGAGGGCGAGTGTCCGGAGGGTGTGGCGCATGGGCGTTGGGCTTTCCTTTCTGGACATTACTGGATGCCGGCTTTCTTCAGCTTGGTGTTGACGTAGTCCTGCCACTCGGGGGGCACGTCGCCGAATCCCTTGGTCGGCAGCTGCGAGACGAAGGTGATGAGGTCCAGGAATTGGGCATCGGTCAGATCGAGGCCGGCGTCCTCCTCCATGTGCTTGAGGGCCTTGGCGATCAGGCGCTTCTCGCTGATCTGGCCCGCGCGCTCGGTCAGGTTGGGCACCTGCTTGCCGCGCACGACCTCCTTGGTGGTGAACCCCTTGGGGTGACACGACATGCAGGCCTTGTCGTTGTCGCCCTTGGTCATGAAGATGCGCTTGCCCTTGACGGGGTCGCCGTTCAGCTCCGCCGAGGCGCTCTGGGGAATGGCCGCGAGCAGCAGCGCGGCCAGAGATGGGACGAGGATTCGGTTCAGCAGCGGCATGGGTTCATCTCCTTTCCGGCAATATACCTCTGAAACGGGCGAGTTAAGCGCGGTTTGGGGCTTGATAGCTTGGCGATCGTCGGTGGTATATTTCGCTAGCCCGCCACAGGCGGGTCAAGCTGTTCGCGCATATTGGAAAGGCAGACCGATGAAACACGCCATGGCCCTCGGGTTGACGCTCGTCGTCGCGCTCGCGACCGGCTGCACCAACCGCGTCGTCGCAGTCCAGGCAGCCAAGATCCGCACCTACTCGACCGACATCAAGCCGATCACGAGCGACCAGCGCTGCTACCAGTGCCACGTCCAGCAGAAGGGCCAGGTCTTCGCCGACGGGATGAGCCTCGGCACCTACGCCTACGACAGCAGCAGCAAGCGGATCAGCATCAAGGCCATGGTCCAGAGCAACGCCAGCGCCAAGGCCAATCCCGCCGAGGGCTTCTTGACCGAGGCCCAGACCCAGACCGTCCTCGACTGGATCGCGGCGGGCACCCCGAACGACGACAAGCCTTTCTAGCAAACAGACGAAAACGAAGGGCCCCCGGTTCAACCGGGGGCCCTTCGTTTGATGTCTTGATATTAGAGGCTGACGGCCTTGAGCGCGTCGACGCGGCCGTGGCCGAAGTACTGGTCGAAGCCGGGCTGGCCGAGGTCAGCAACCGCCTTCTCCATGGCCTGGCGAACCTGCTCGCGGTTCCACTCGGGGTGCTGGCTGCGGATGAGGCCCGCAACGCCGGCGGCGAAGGGCGAAGCCATCGAGGTGCCGCTCATCGTGGAGTACGAGGTCTTGCCGGTGCCGTTGGCGTAGGTGGGAACGGTCGAGAGGATCTGGTGGCCGGGGGCCGCCACGACGACCGTCTTGCCCCAGTTCGAGAAGGAAGCCTTCTGGTCCTTGGCATCGGTGGCCGCGACCTCGATCACGCCGGGGTAGGTCGAGGGCAGGTGGGGCGCGGTCTCGGGATCGTTCATGGCGTTGTTGTTGCCGGCCGAGGCGCAGAGCACGACGTCCTTGTCGAGGGCGTACTGGAGGGCGTCCTCGACGACCTTGCTGCGCTTGTAGAGGCCGAGGCTCATGGTCATGACCTTGGCGCCGTTGTCAGCCGCCCAGACGATGCCGTCGGCGATGGTCTGGTCGCTGCCGCCACCCTGCGAGTTGAGGACCTGGACCGCCATGATGCCGCAGTTGGGGGCAACGCCCGCGGTGCCGACGCCGTTGAGGGCAGCGGCCGCGATGCCGGCGCAGTGGGTGCCGTGGCCATTCATGTCCTTGACGTTGGCGTCCTTCGAGAACACGTTGTAGGCCTTGACGATCTTGTCCTTGAGGTCGGGGTGGGTCATGTCCACGCCGCTGTCGATGACGGCGATCATGGTGTTCATGTCACCCTTCTGGGTGTCCCAGGCCTGGAGGGCGTTGGTGATGTTGAGCGAGTACTGGTCCTTGATCATGGGGTCGTCATAGACGTCCATCATGACGCGGTTGACGTTGTGGGCGTACTTGACCGAGTACTTGGCCTTGATGTCGGCGATGACCTGCTCGGGGGTCTTGCCCGAGGGGACTTCGATGACGCTGGCGTTGATGCCCTTGATCGTCTTCTTGACCTTGTAGGGGAGGCCCTTCACCGAGGCGGTGTTGAAGCGGACCACGATCTCGGTCTTGGACGTGCCGTCCGCGCGGAAATCGGTCGACGAATCGCCGCCACCGATGCCACCGATCATGGGGCCAGTGGAGCAGCCGGCGAGGAGGGCCATCGCGAGCGAACCAGCAACCAGGGACAGCTTCTTCATCCAGTCGTACCTCATGTTAAGAAGGGTGCGTGAATCGTTAGAGGAATTTTAGCGATGGATTAAGAATTTAGCAAGACCTTAATTTTGATTTAACAAATTAAGGGTGCCTTAAAAACTAAATGGTTCTTTACCTCGCCATAGTCTCCGAGTGGGTTATCGCCTGCTTTTGCAGAAACTTGCGCGCTATAATTGATCGTATGCAGATCCAAGACAGTCTCACCCTCGCCGCCGTCGTCTCCGAGCTCCAGCGCGTTTGCACGGGGGCTCGCATCGACAAGATCCACCTCCCCACCGCTCACGAGATGGTTTGGAACCTCCGGGGCGAGGGGAAGAACCTGCGCCTGCTCTTCTCCATCCGGGGGAACTACGCGCGGCTGCACCTGACTCAGCGTCGCTACGAGAACCCCGCCCAGCCGCCCATGTTCTGCATGCTCCTGCGCAAGCACCTGGAAGGCAGCCGGATCCTGCGCATCGAGCAGCTCGAATTGGAGCGGGTGGTGCAGATCGTGACGGCGGGCCGCGACGAGCTGGGAGATCCGACCGAGCGGGCGCTGGTCGCCGAGATCACGGGCAAGCACGCCAACCTGATCCTGTTGGACAAGCCGTGGGGCACGGTCATGGGCAGCCTGCGCACGGTCACCGAGGCCGTCAGCCGCGAGCGCCAGATCATGCCGGGGCTGCCTTACGATCCGCCCCCCATCTCTGCCTCCAAGCTGGATCCTCGGCGGCTGTCACCGGGCGATCTGTGGACGGTGCTCGCCAAGGGCGGGGCGGCGGAGGCTGCGATCCTCTCGGGCGTGCACTCGCTCAGCCGGGCGGCGATCGCCCAGCTCCTCGCAGCCGCCGGCATCGACCCCAAGGCCAAGGGGGACACCCTCGACGCCGAGGCCCTCGTGCGCCTGGAAACGGTCTGGCAGACGGCGATGGAGAACCTCGCGGCCGGTCGCTTCCGCCCCGAGCTGAACAAGGGGCCCGGCTGGGAGTACCGGGTGCTCGCGGTGGGGGCGGAGCCTCTGCCCGAGGTCTCGGTCAGCGACATGCTGGATGCCTACTACGGCACGCGTGAGACCTCGGAGCGGCTGGAGAATCAGCGCTCACAGCTCACGAACCTGGTTCGCGAGCGCCTGGAGAAGCTTCGGCACCGTCGGGTGGGCCTCATCGAGACGGTGG
Protein-coding regions in this window:
- a CDS encoding SpoIIE family protein phosphatase, whose product is MEKDALLTNLKKSSTATGFMVGTLVFAVVLILVAGGIYRSMAQINGSINSLLSSSGNNQSASYIVTSFLRAEELQSRYIFAPNAAERAKIYPELTDEALNVKAGVRALSRFFTNDEQKAEIDEKIKPAVKEWAGLNEEIIDLVDNGHAQDAFKLKATKGAGLTSQVMGFLTHELTALNEKVIEAEHKATTRKIRDAIRQFAIGSGLLLVLGIAFVVFISRRIMGVEVQKEKQQVELYKMEAIKEKQQAQLAQMGKEMEIATRIQTALIPTDTSVPNYEMTMELITATEVGGDMIDYFPQEDGRYWLAVGDVTGHGLTPGLVMMMAQSMFTALVAEDPNAQPSELLSRLNETLHQNVKYRLQNDNYMTLQVIHHLGDGQFVAAGMHCDVLIYRAETGKVDLIETPGFWTGFVPDVREMTFDYTFDMAPNDVMLLYTDGLIEAKNAEEEQYDMERLEQALIRYAHLPVEEIKAQILAEVRAWMSEQLDDISIVVLRRQEGAAHETKAIEAAE
- a CDS encoding c-type cytochrome; translation: MKADWSKTLGVALGGILLVAGAAQAQQLKIKPEWGLRPLPAVKAPASNPTTPAKIELGKMLFFDPRISGDGSLSCASCHLPSKGWADGRPTGSGFKGKVLARNTPSVINSAHYKTQFWDGRAPSLEEQAKGPLFNPDEMNSTPEKVVKALSGIPEYRKRFKQVFGGEPTVDRTAAAIAAFERTIVSGPSAFDRYLKGDKKALSASARRGFRVFTRDADCIACHKGPNFTDDNFYNIGVPGSGDKDKGRYAISRDRKDMGAFKTTGLRDVALTAPYMHDGSMKTLRDAVKHYEKVEESYPNLSDKIKRWGMTSDDIDDVVEFLKALSGPPIKVTPPKLPS
- a CDS encoding peptidase S8: MKKLSLVAGSLAMALLAGCSTGPMIGGIGGGDSSTDFRADGTSKTEIVVRFNTASVKGLPYKVKKTIKGINASVIEVPSGKTPEQVIADIKAKYSVKYAHNVNRVMMDVYDDPMIKDQYSLNITNALQAWDTQKGDMNTMIAVIDSGVDMTHPDLKDKIVKAYNVFSKDANVKDMNGHGTHCAGIAAAALNGVGTAGVAPNCGIMAVQVLNSQGGGSDQTIADGIVWAADNGAKVMTMSLGLYKRSKVVEDALQYALDKDVVLCASAGNNNAMNDPETAPHLPSTYPGVIEVAATDAKDQKASFSNWGKTVVVAAPGHQILSTVPTYANGTGKTSYSTMSGTSMASPFAAGVAGLIRSQHPEWNREQVRQAMEKAVADLGQPGFDQYFGHGRVDALKAVSL
- a CDS encoding NFACT family protein; this translates as MQIQDSLTLAAVVSELQRVCTGARIDKIHLPTAHEMVWNLRGEGKNLRLLFSIRGNYARLHLTQRRYENPAQPPMFCMLLRKHLEGSRILRIEQLELERVVQIVTAGRDELGDPTERALVAEITGKHANLILLDKPWGTVMGSLRTVTEAVSRERQIMPGLPYDPPPISASKLDPRRLSPGDLWTVLAKGGAAEAAILSGVHSLSRAAIAQLLAAAGIDPKAKGDTLDAEALVRLETVWQTAMENLAAGRFRPELNKGPGWEYRVLAVGAEPLPEVSVSDMLDAYYGTRETSERLENQRSQLTNLVRERLEKLRHRRVGLIETVEAGRQAEELRQWGELIQAYGYGLPPRSEVLEAENYYMEGSPRISIPLDPRLTPMENAQRYFRRYQKAKGGLETSERFLTEVEDELSYWEGVETSIRVSDRVEELAEIRAEIQPVPAHKQPKKAPPVTEPMRFVSSDGWEILVGKNNRQNDQLSMKLARQDDWWFHTQNIPGSHVLVRSAGGALPDRTRDEAALLAAYYSQARESSKVPVIFTQRRHLKKPSGAKPGLVIYEKEKAVFVTPEPGAIAAIARGDA